The DNA sequence CTGGACCCCGCCCTGCGCTTTCCCGCCCGGAGCGCCCTTCTCCTCGCCGCCCCCCACGCCTACCCCGACCCCGGGAGGCCCCCCGGGGGGGTGCGGCTTGGCCGGGTGGCCCGGTACGCTTGGGCGCGGGACTACCACCTTCTCCTCGAGCCCCACCTCAGGGCCCTGGAGGAGGTAGCCCGCGGCCTGGGCCTCTGGGCCCGGGGGTACGTGGACCACGGCCCCCTCCCCGAGCGGAGCCTGGCCGCCCTGGCGGGGCTCGGCTTCATCGGCCGGAGCGGGATGCTCATCCGGGTGGGCGGGGGGAGTTACCTGAGCCTGGCCGTCCTCCTCACCGACCTCCCCCCGCCCCCGCCCGCCCCCGTCCCCGGCCGGTGCGGCCGGTGCGTCCGCTGCCTCGCCGCCTGCCCCACGAACGCCCTCCTGGGGGACGGCACCCTGGACGCCCGGCGCTGCGTGAGCTACTGGACGATTGAGCACCGGGGGGCCATCCCCTACCCCTTTTGGGACGGGGTGGGGGAGTGGTTGTTCGGGTGCGACCTCTGCCAGGAGGCTTGCCCCTGGAACCGGTTCGGCTCGGTCTGGACGGGCTTCCGCCCCGAGCCCGACCTCGCCCACCCCGACCTCCAGGACTTCTTCCAACTCTCCGGAAGGGCCTTTGGGAGGAAGTACGCGGGCACGGCCTTTCTTCGGCCGGGAAGGGCCCGGATGGCCCGGAACGCCCTCATCGTCCTGGCCAACCTGGGGGAGGGGCTCGGCCTGATCCGGCAGGGGCTTTCCGACCCCCACCCCCTGGTGCGGCTCACCGCCCTCCAGGCCGCCCACCGGGTGGGGCGGCCCGACTGGGGGCGGCGCCTCCTCCTGGACCCCGACCCCCGGGTGGCCCGGGAGGCCCGGCGGCTATGGCGAGGGGAACCGCCCAGTCCGGTAGACCTCTTCCAAGACGAGGGGGAGGCCCCAGGCCCTTAGGTCAAAGAGGAGGGGCCCCAGGTCGTAGGGGACCTTGCGGAAGCGGACCCGGTTCTCCGGCAGGTCCAGGACCATCACGTCCGCCCCGTGCTCCCCCCCCAGGGAGAGGCCCACCGAGCCCGGGTCGGCCACCAGCCCCACTTCCAGGTTCCGGCCTACGGGAAGGTGCCCCCCGCCCAGGAGGAGGGTCTGGGCCCGGTATTCCCGCAAGAGGGGCAGGAGGCGGTCCTTGGACTCCAGGTCCGGCCGGGCCTCGGGGTTTCCCGGGAGGCCGTGGAAGGCCACGAGGCGCACCCCCTCGTAGGTGGAGCGGTGGCTCATGCGCAAACCCTCCAGGAACCGCAGATCCTCCTCCTTGAGCTGCTTCCGGGTGAAGGCCAGGGTCTCCTTGCCCACCCCTTCCGGAACGGGGAACTGGGGGTAGAGGACCCGCAGGTCCCACGCCCCCAGGATGGGGGAGAGGCCCTCCTTCCTGAGCCGCTTCAGCACCTGCCTGGGGTGGGGGCCGTAGCCCAGGGTGTCCCCCAGGACCAGGACCTCGTCCACCCCTTCTTCCCGGAGGGCCTCGAGGGCGGCCTCGAGGGCGGGCAGGTTGGCGTGGATGTCCGAGAGAATACCCAGGCGCACGCCCGTATTCTCGCACACCCTTCCCGGCGGCCCCGGTCGTTTGGGTATTTTGTAGGGGTGCGGCCCTTCCTGCTGGGCCTGGCCCTGGCCCTCACCCTCCCCCCCTTTCCCTTCGGCCCCCTGGCCCCCCTGGTCCTCCTTCCCCTCCTAAGGGGCGGGTTCTGGACCGGGTTCTGGGCGGGGGTGGGGTTCTGGGCTCTCCACCTGATTTGGCTCCCCCAGAGCTTCGGGGCCCTGT is a window from the Thermus filiformis genome containing:
- the queG gene encoding tRNA epoxyqueuosine(34) reductase QueG encodes the protein MVKDLLEERARGLGFLVAWAPLALPEEVKARFLAWLRSGRHAGMAYLARHPEVRLDPALRFPARSALLLAAPHAYPDPGRPPGGVRLGRVARYAWARDYHLLLEPHLRALEEVARGLGLWARGYVDHGPLPERSLAALAGLGFIGRSGMLIRVGGGSYLSLAVLLTDLPPPPPAPVPGRCGRCVRCLAACPTNALLGDGTLDARRCVSYWTIEHRGAIPYPFWDGVGEWLFGCDLCQEACPWNRFGSVWTGFRPEPDLAHPDLQDFFQLSGRAFGRKYAGTAFLRPGRARMARNALIVLANLGEGLGLIRQGLSDPHPLVRLTALQAAHRVGRPDWGRRLLLDPDPRVAREARRLWRGEPPSPVDLFQDEGEAPGP
- a CDS encoding metallophosphoesterase family protein, whose amino-acid sequence is MRLGILSDIHANLPALEAALEALREEGVDEVLVLGDTLGYGPHPRQVLKRLRKEGLSPILGAWDLRVLYPQFPVPEGVGKETLAFTRKQLKEEDLRFLEGLRMSHRSTYEGVRLVAFHGLPGNPEARPDLESKDRLLPLLREYRAQTLLLGGGHLPVGRNLEVGLVADPGSVGLSLGGEHGADVMVLDLPENRVRFRKVPYDLGPLLFDLRAWGLPLVLEEVYRTGRFPSP